The following DNA comes from Molothrus aeneus isolate 106 chromosome 21, BPBGC_Maene_1.0, whole genome shotgun sequence.
caggggaacattcccagagctcccagcacaaACTCCAGGGATCCTCCAGCAGAGGTTTAAATCCATGAGCAATTCCTCTGAAATCCCAGGAATTTCCACGGATTTCCACTGAGAAACCAAGATTTCCACGAGAAACTCGTCCTGGATTATCCCTAATTATCCATAATTATCAATAACTATCAATACAGATGTTGGCACTGGCATCTCCACAGGGAGCCAgcccaaaaaaattccaaacatcaAAAATCTTGGAATATCCAAAGTGCAAAGGGCCCCACAGGGAtcagaaatccccaaatcccacctgagagcatttgccaggattttttcccattccctccatTTTTTCCAGAGCTCTGACCAGTCCCTGGATGAgcttccctccctttttttcctgattttccttggaaattttccaggaaaatccctggtggcacaggaggagcttcCCAAGGGAATCTTTGGGTGGGAGCGGGAATGGGGTCGGGAGAGGCTGGAATGGGGTTGGGAATGACCCaatggggcagggctggaaaactgggggaaaatcaggaaatggaggaaaagcaggagatgaGATGGGGGAAAAGTAGGAGATGATGTGGGAACAGCAGGAGGTGAGGGGAAAACCAGGAgatggaggaaaagcaggagatgatgtggggagagcaggagatgatgtggggaaagcaggagatgatgtgggaagagcaggagatgATGTGGGGAAAGCAGGAGATGATGTGGCCGCCGTTCCCACTCCTGAAAATCAGGATACCCTGTGcaatccctgctcctctcctcctgaACCGCCCCCAGCAGGATTTATCCCgaaattccacttttttttagggaaaaccaaccccaaacccctgaGCCCGCCCCGTTTCCTAGGGAGAAGCTCCTCAGTCCCGCCCCGGCGCTGCcgggtggggtttggggatccCAGCCCGGCGTTCCCGGGATCCCGGGGCCGGATCCCTCCCCTGTCGCGTCCCTTATCGGAGCTCGCTGTAGACCTTGAAGGACAGCACCGAGAGCTTCTCCTCGCTCTTGTCCCCGTGCTCCTCCTCCGGGAATTGGATGCTGGAGGATTCCAGGGCATTTGGTGGCAGCCGCGGGAAGGTCGGGCCCGAATCTGCGGCTGGGAACGGGGAAAAGTCAAACTCAGCTCAGGAAAACCCAGCTGGAAAAACCAGCAGGAATGCCAGGAGCCCCCAGGaacctgccccaaatcccagaggaaATCCGGATTTGTCCCACTGATTCCATCCTTTTATCCCATCCAGATTTTATCCCATTCAATCCCAGATTTTACCTATTCAACCCCAGGTTTTATCCCACCATTCCCAGGTtttatcccatccatccccaggtTTTATCCCACCATTCCCAGGTTTTATCCCACCATTCCCAGGTTTCATCCCACCATTCCCAGGTCTCATCCCACCATTCCCTCACCCCTGAGCAGGagtttggggtccctgtggagGCTCCAGATGCAGAAGTGCAGCAGGAACGTGAGCAGGACGAGCACGAACACGGCCGCGGCCACCAGGATGGCCAGGATGGTGCTGGAGGGGAATTCCAGCGCAACCGGGGCTGCAATTAACGGCACTTCATTAACAATTAATGCATTCCGGGGCTGGGGGTTGTTCTGGGGAGGGAGATCTTCCCAGGGAGTTtagggatggattttggggttttgtgggaaAGGGGAGGTGGGAGAGGATCTGAGGTGAGGGAgttgtgggatgggatggaaatgggggaaagggaaaaagggaaaaggggaaagaaaaagggagcagggaaggaaatgaagaaaggagaaaagagaaggaggaggaggaaaaggaaaagagagggaaagggagaagggaaaaggaaaagggcaaaggagaagaaagggagcagggaaggaaatttaaaaaggagaaaagagaaggaggagaaggagcaggaggaaaaggaaagaagaaatgggaTGAGGAAGAGGCAAGGGAAGATGGAAGGGAAAGacgagaaggaaggaagagggaagagggaaggaagggcaagggaagaggaagaaggaacaggagaggcagaggagaggacAGCGCCAATGTTTTACAGAGCAGCCGCTTCCCGGGAGGGTTTCCAGGCTGGGCATGGCGGGAGAGGGAAGGGCccgggtttggggtttgggttcgGGGTTCGGGGTTTTGGGGTacctggctgcagggcagggccgcGCGGGCTGCACACGGAGTCGTGGGTGCTGTTCCCCTCCCGGCGCGTGACGGAGCCGCTGCTCTCGCAGCTGTGGAAGGGCGAGCTCGGCACCCCCGaaattcccattccctgccgccctccccgccccgcgccTCCCTCGCCTCTTCCCCAGCCCGCGCTTTGTGCCCCTTtgtttttccatggatttccctgctgggaataatttttcttgACTTTAAGCTGGGAGTTTGGCTTAAGCTCTGCCTTGAGACTAAGAAGAGAAATACCAGGTCttgcttaattaaaaaattaatcaattaaTCGCATGATCACCATCTTGGACTCAATTTGATTTTCTAATGGCAGTATTGAATATATTAATTGGTATTTCAATATGAattgatattatattattataactattactattattatgatattcttcttatttttattccctgatttcaaagggggaaaaaaacccagtctattttttttttcccaaataaggGGAATATCAATAAACCCATACTCAGGCCCAATCTCATTctcattattaatattaatattattatttctattttcaaagaaggaaaacacattcCTAGCAATAATTATTGATTAGTGATTATTGATTATTGGCTGCTCCATACTTGGTCCAATTGTGGCACCAGCTGTTCCCGCTGCTGGAGAAGGTGCCGTTCTCGCAGGGTTTGCACTCAAAGAGGAAATTCAGActtcctgcagggaaaagggatgggaatggCTGAGATCCCAAATgtgggacagccagggctgctcctcagccctgtcccattcccattccttgCCCTCTTCCCTGTCACATTCCCTGTCCTATTCCCtgtcccattcccgttccctgccccattcccattccctgtcccattcccaatcccattcccagtgccatcACCAATCCTGCTGAACTCCCAGCCAGACTGGCACTGGGGCAGTTTCCTGCAGTACAGGCAGGgctcatccccagccccattcccagccccattcccattcccagccccatccccattcccattcccagccccattcccattcccattcctgttcccagccccattcccattcccagccccattcccagccccattcccattcccagccccattcccattcccagccccatccccattACCAatcctgctgagctcctgccccgCTGGGCACGGGGGCAGTTTCCTGCAGTACAGGCAGGgctcatccccagccccattcccattcccgttcccagccccattcccattcacagccccattcccattcccattcccagccccattcccattcccagccccattcccattaCCAatcctgctgagctcctgccccgCTGGGCACGGGGGCAGTTTCCTGCAGTACAGGCAGGGctcattcccgttcccattcccagccccattcccattcccagccccattcccagccccattcccattcccattcccattcccattcccagccccattcccagccccatccccattACCAatcctgctgagctcctgccccgCTGGGCACGGGGGCAGTTTCCTGCAGTACAGGCAGGGCTCCCCGGAGCAGCTGTACCCCGGGGGACACCGGCAGTCCAGGTCCGGAGCCTCACAGGGCGCGGGGTTTTCTGCGGCAGGGAAGGGGTTAATGCTGCTGTTCCCAACAAATTCCCTTCCAAAGGAATTCCCATTGCAAAGGAACTCCCAGACacggggaagggtctggagcaacCTCCCATTGCAGGGAAAGAGacttttcctgggaaaagggatCCCAAAAATTGTCCTTCATATTCCCAGGGAAAGAGAGACACAATTACAGGCATTTAGCCCCATTTACACACAATGCACACCAATTTACACACAATTTACACACATTACATACAATTACCCACAATTTACACACAATTTATACACAATTACCCACATTTACACACAATTTACACACATTACGTACAATTACACACAATTTACACACAATTTATACAGAATTAGCCACATTTGCACACATTACATAAAATTATAgacaattttcccccatttacCCACAATTTTCACACAATTATCCACATTTACCCATGATTTACACACAATTTACCCCCATTTACACATAATTCCCCCCATTTACATGCAATATTCACACAATTACCcacatttccccccaatttcccccatttccccccagtCCCCTCTCACCTGCCTTCCAGGTGCACTTGGGGCAGCACTTGGTGTCATCTCCCCAGACCAGCCTGAGCTCCCca
Coding sequences within:
- the TNFRSF18 gene encoding tumor necrosis factor receptor superfamily member 18; this encodes MARARLWLLLALLAGHWPGPGQAGQCQDGELRLVWGDDTKCCPKCTWKAENPAPCEAPDLDCRCPPGYSCSGEPCLYCRKLPPCPAGQELSRIGSLNFLFECKPCENGTFSSSGNSWCHNWTNCESSGSVTRREGNSTHDSVCSPRGPALQPAPVALEFPSSTILAILVAAAVFVLVLLTFLLHFCIWSLHRDPKLLLRDSGPTFPRLPPNALESSSIQFPEEEHGDKSEEKLSVLSFKVYSELR